The Candidatus Delongbacteria bacterium genome segment GAGACATTCAAATCCTTGATTTACCGTTTTCAAAAACTGTCCTTGCTAATATCATCGGCATTAGAAGAGAAACCCTCTCCAGAAATCTTAAAAAGCTTCAAGAGAATGAGATAATAAAGTTTGAAAAAAATGTATATATTTTAAATTATGTGATTTAAATCACAGTAAAACAAACCTCCTTTTGTTATAATAAAGACAAATGGAGGTTTTATATTATGAGTGAACTAATAAATAATTCAAAAGAAAGACAAGATAAATTAAAGAATCTAATCAGAAAGATTCATAACGGTATGCCTTTGGATGACGCAAAAAAGCTTTTTAAACAAGACTTTCAAGAAATATCGACCGATGAGATTGTCGCGCTAGAACAAGCGCTAATTGATGAAGGCATGAAAGTAGAAGAAATTCAAAGCTTATGTGACGTCCATGCAGCTGTTTTTGACAAGAGTATATCCGATATCCATAAACCAAAAGATATCACAAGAATTCCTGGCCATCCAGCAAAGGTTTTTTCCGACGAGAACAAGCAAATTGAAGAGCTTATCGAAAAAGAATTGGAACCATATCTAGAGAAAACTGATACTACTTCTTATTTAATGTTAAGAATAGGTATGGATCGTTTGGCTAATATTTCTAAACATTATGCAAGAAAAGAATATCTATTCTTCCCTAGTTTAGAGAAAAAAGGAATAGATTCTATTCCTAAAGTTATGTGGGGTGTAGATGACGAGATCAGAGCTGACATTAAAAAAGCAATTAAAATGCTTGATGATAAGGATGAAGATTTAAAAAATATTACAAGCGCAATAAAAGCAGTAATTATCAGAGTAAAAGATATGATAATTAAAGAAGAAAACATTC includes the following:
- a CDS encoding DUF438 domain-containing protein translates to MSELINNSKERQDKLKNLIRKIHNGMPLDDAKKLFKQDFQEISTDEIVALEQALIDEGMKVEEIQSLCDVHAAVFDKSISDIHKPKDITRIPGHPAKVFSDENKQIEELIEKELEPYLEKTDTTSYLMLRIGMDRLANISKHYARKEYLFFPSLEKKGIDSIPKVMWGVDDEIRADIKKAIKMLDDKDEDLKNITSAIKAVIIRVKDMIIKEENILLPKLSDLMSFYDWIMADQGSDEIGYFLEKPKESWKVEEKKEEKEEAFNGEVRFDAGSLNQTEINAIFNTLPLDMTFVDKDGHVKYFTQGKERIFDRPKTVIGRHVTLCHPPQSVHVVEDIIDSFKSGEKDHEDFYINFKDMFVFIRYYAVRDKENNYLGTLEITQDIKPIKEISGEKRLVSK